A single genomic interval of Bacteroidales bacterium harbors:
- a CDS encoding sensor histidine kinase has product MFTQYALIISIVLQFAAVVIVVSLIRATKYNSSWILLSIGLTVMAVRRAIEYLPFLNKELTNDVLALNSWLGVFISLLMLVGMFYVKKMLNYTFKLEETRAAADKRLLNTIIQTEENERRRLAKELHDGLGPLLSSVKLSVSALSTENRVGNQAEIMKNIIISVNESIHSLREISNNLSPHVLDSFGIPTAIESFIDKLEKSGKIRFEFRTNLGNKRFPGNTEIIVYRTVCELINNTLKHAEAHKVLISLDEEAGLLRLLYQDDGKGFSQEKLLLDENQGMGLSNIRSRINSLNGKFEIESWPGEGIIVTVEINIQNETETVAAQQ; this is encoded by the coding sequence ATGTTTACTCAATATGCGCTTATCATTTCGATTGTGTTGCAGTTTGCTGCAGTAGTGATTGTGGTCAGTCTGATCAGGGCAACCAAGTACAATTCCAGTTGGATTCTGCTTTCAATAGGTTTAACTGTGATGGCCGTCAGGCGGGCGATCGAATATCTTCCGTTTTTAAACAAGGAATTAACCAATGATGTACTTGCACTCAACAGTTGGCTGGGAGTGTTCATTTCGCTGCTGATGCTGGTGGGGATGTTTTATGTAAAAAAAATGCTGAACTACACATTTAAACTGGAGGAAACGCGCGCCGCTGCTGACAAGCGATTGCTGAACACCATTATCCAAACAGAGGAAAATGAACGAAGAAGACTGGCCAAAGAACTTCACGACGGGCTTGGACCGCTGCTTTCTTCCGTTAAACTCTCGGTTTCGGCCCTCTCGACCGAAAACCGGGTTGGTAATCAGGCTGAGATCATGAAAAATATTATAATTTCGGTAAATGAATCCATTCATTCGCTCAGAGAGATTTCGAATAATCTCAGTCCTCATGTACTCGACAGTTTTGGAATACCAACTGCCATCGAATCATTTATCGACAAGCTGGAAAAATCCGGAAAAATCCGGTTTGAGTTCAGGACAAATCTGGGTAATAAGAGATTCCCGGGCAATACCGAAATCATCGTTTATCGCACGGTTTGCGAACTGATCAACAACACCCTTAAACATGCCGAAGCCCATAAAGTACTGATCAGTCTGGATGAGGAAGCCGGACTGTTAAGGTTGCTATACCAGGATGACGGTAAAGGGTTCAGCCAGGAAAAATTGCTTTTGGATGAAAATCAGGGGATGGGTTTGAGTAATATCCGATCAAGGATCAACTCACTGAACGGAAAGTTTGAAATCGAAAGCTGGCCGGGTGAAGGGATCATCGTTACGGTTGAGATCAACATTCAAAACGAAACTGAGACAGTAGCAGCTCAACAATAA
- a CDS encoding response regulator transcription factor — translation MLAFKLTIVDDHKLFRDGLKLLLTNYFPGIEISEAQNGMEYLKLLEHFIPDITLMDINMPGIDGIEATHRAVELFPEIKIIALSMFGDEVYYFKMIDAGVKGFLLKNSEISEVCEAIESVLAGGHYFSKELLLSIVKNFHKSSLPSEESVSLSERETEILSLICQGLNNQEISDKIFISKRTVDKHRANILSKTNSRNTAHLVMNAIKNHWISI, via the coding sequence ATGCTGGCATTCAAATTGACTATCGTAGATGACCATAAACTCTTCAGGGATGGCCTGAAATTGCTGTTGACCAATTACTTCCCCGGGATTGAAATTTCGGAAGCACAAAACGGAATGGAATATTTAAAGTTGCTTGAGCATTTTATCCCCGACATTACACTGATGGACATCAATATGCCCGGGATTGACGGGATTGAAGCAACACACAGGGCTGTGGAGCTGTTTCCTGAAATAAAAATCATCGCCCTTTCGATGTTTGGAGATGAGGTCTATTATTTCAAAATGATCGATGCCGGAGTAAAAGGTTTTTTGCTCAAAAATTCTGAAATCAGCGAAGTGTGTGAGGCTATCGAATCTGTGCTTGCCGGCGGTCACTATTTCTCTAAAGAATTACTGCTGAGCATTGTCAAAAATTTCCATAAAAGCAGCTTACCGTCAGAAGAGTCGGTCAGCCTGTCCGAACGCGAAACCGAAATTCTCAGCCTGATCTGCCAGGGGCTTAATAACCAGGAGATCAGCGACAAAATTTTTATCAGTAAAAGAACCGTTGACAAACACCGGGCAAATATCCTTTCCAAAACCAATTCCCGCAATACCGCCCACCTGGTGATGAATGCCATTAAGAATCATTGGATAAGTATTTGA